The Pleuronectes platessa chromosome 10, fPlePla1.1, whole genome shotgun sequence genome contains a region encoding:
- the mtmr11 gene encoding myotubularin-related protein 11 — translation MLTGSKTTFKVRQMIPDIRERMLSQSGVSARSRDVFGLRCLPGECVLQRAVMVRKKLSAREGRGWLSGTLFCTHFRVAFVPQDAPKPDDNADPVLLGDHDVALASIEKVVVVGPNRTKLVTPHSSLKFTPEELVLYCRDMRVVCFLFDRLTPDAQVLEITYTIAKTYQPLKPGSVLSFQNAALGSVEMKQFLSNRRRDAHMNWFESASDWEQELERCGTSGWRVSSVNDRFEMSTSLPRFLVVPHKVLDTELKKSFAHFNEGRIPRWCWRHPRGSDLLRMASFQNNIYHEKDDIRNLEMILFGCQSSLCVVVELGEELPSPADIQLAHSRLRALCLGDISTSVSVPDDKWLSTLESTHWLDYTRSCLRKASEVACLLRGGHLTVALQEADDRDLSCVVSSLVQVICDPHCRTQYGFQSLVQKEWVMSGHRFYSRINYHRDNDKEEAPVFLLFLDCVWQLWSQHPSRFQLTEDFLLALHDSIHLPLFTSFLGNCQRERCKRSQNNGQSYTPVNGWRDVLHPDSSSDPSDPPLPPVWDWALQYSKPRRDRFTQPVPPTPPLQPLLNGNLNTNPDTHKLADTVPGSVVLLSRGTFSCPANLLPWRSSSSGIYKKSHRRAPSSESVPGLERLLKSWSLTEPPQGPASTSGPQGPLDPYEPLLPLLMGPCMGLWRECYLRGALHAQAFSHPISANHPHPVERLAREVQLLKDKLAQASTPTEENSPVKPAERRRPDTNLNQNANNGTFLFPASRPHGTGVTRAGPPPTSTNHQTSRAPPPPPAAAPPSRPSHRDNSGGSSSKHTFLFGHSSSAETRPDPRYYPVPGNSKLPKSNGSIAS, via the exons GCGAGTGTGTTCTCCAGAGAGCTGTGATGGTGAGGAAGAAGCTGAGTGCCAGGGAAGGAAGAGGTTGGCTGTCTGGGACTCTCTTCTGCACTCACTTCAGAGTGGCCTTCGTGCCCCAGGACGCTCCCAAGCCTGAT GACAATGCAGACCCGGTGCTTTTAGGAGATCACGATGTGGCTTTGGCGTCGATAGAGAAGGTTGTGGTTG TGGGACCCAACAGGACGAAGCTGGTGACCCCTCACTCCTCTCTGAAGTTCACCCCGGAGGAGCTGGTGCTTTACTGTCGGGACATGCGAGtcgtctgcttcctgtttgaccGCCTCACTCCTGACGCACAGGTCCTAGAG ATAACCTACACCATCGCCAAGACCTACCAGCCTCTGAAGCCAGGGTCGGTCTTATCTTTCCAGAACGCTGCTCTGGGCAGTGTAG aaatgaagcagtTTCTAAGCAACCGACGTCGAGACGCCCACATGAACTGGTTCGAGTCGGCCTCGGACtgggagcaggagctggagcgcTGTGGGACCAGTGGCTGGAGGGTCAGCTCGGTGAACGACCGCTTCGAGATGTCCACCAG CCTGCCGAGGTTCCTCGTGGTTCCACACAAGGTGCTGGACACCGAGCTGAAGAAAAGCTTCGCCCACTTCAACGAAGGTCGAATCCCT CGCTGGTGTTGGCGACACCCCCGAGGCAGTGATCTACTGCGAATGGCCAGTTTCCAGAACAACATCTATCATGAGAAGGATGACATCAG GAACCTGGAGATGATCCTGTTCGGCTGCCAGtcgtctctgtgtgtggtggtggagcTGGGAGAGGAGCTGCCGTCGCCTGCCGACATCCAGCTCGCTCACAGCCGCCTGCGCGCCCTCTGTCTGGGAG ATATCTCCACATCTGTGTCTGTGCCCGATGACAAATGGTTATCTACCCTGGAGAGCACCCACTGGCTGGACTACACAAG GTCCTGTTTGAGGAAGGCATCAGAAGTTGCCTGCCTGCTTCGTGGCGGTCACCTGACCGTGGCACTGCAAG AGGCGGACGACCGGGACCTGAGCTGCGTGGTGTCCAGCTTGGTGCAGGTGATATGCGACCCCCACTGTCGGACCCAGTATGGCTTCCAGAGCCTGGTGCAGAAGGAGTGGGTGATGTCCGGCCACCGCTTCTACAGCCGCATCAACTACCACCGCGACAACGACAAAGAGGAG GCTCCGGTCTTCCTGCTCTTCCTGGACTGTGTCTGGCAGCTGTGGTCCCAGCATCCCTCTCGCTTCCAGCTGACGGAGGACTTCCTGTTGGCCCTGCACGACAGCATCCACCTGCCTCTGTTCACCAGCTTCCTGGGCAACTGCCAGCGAGAGAGATGCAAACGCTCCCAG AACAATGGTCAGTCCTACACGCCTGTCAACGGCTGGAGAGACGTGCTTCACCCGGACTCTTCCTCGGATCCGTCGgaccctcctctgcctcccgtGTGGGACTGGGCTCTGCAGTACAGCAAACCCAGAAGAGACCGCTTCACTCAACCCGTCCCCCCGACCCCACCGCTGCAACCGCTGCTCAACGGAAACCTCAACAcaaacccagacacacacaag CTGGCTGACACCGTCCCCGGCTCGGTGGTCCTCCTCTCTCGAGGAACCTTCTCCTGTCCTGCTAACCTGCTTccctggcgcagcagcagctcaggcaTTTACAAGAAGAGCCACCGGAGGGCGCCGTCCTCCGAGAGCGTGCCCGGCCTGGAGCGGCTGCTGAAGTCCTGGTCCCTGACTGAGCCTCCCCAGGGCCCCGCTTCCACCTCTGGACCTCAAGGGCCACTTGACCCCTACGAGCCGTTGCTGCCCCTACTCATGGGGCCCTGCATGGGTCTGTGGAGGGAGTGCTACCTCCGGGGGGCGCTCCACGCACAG GCGTTCTCCCACCCCATCTCCGCCAACCACCCCCACCCCGTGGAGCGACTCGCCCGGGAGGTGCAGCTGCTCAAAGACAAACTGGCACAAGCGTCCACCCCCACAGAGGAGAACTCGCCCGTCAAGCCAGCCGAGCGCCGGCGGCCCGACACCAACCTGAACCAAAACGCCAACAACGGCACCTTCCTCTTCCCGGCCTCGAGGCCTCACGGCACGGGGGTGACCCGGGCGGGGCCCCCTCCTACCTCCACCAACCACCAGACCTCCagggccccccctcccccaccagcCGCAGCGCCACCATCCAGACCGAGCCACAGGGACAATagtggcggcagcagcagcaagcaCACCTTCCTGTTCGGACACTCCTCCTCAGCGGAGACCCGACCCGACCCGCGGTACTACCCAGTGCCCGGTAACTCCAAGCTGCCAAAGAGCAACGGGTCGATAGCTTCCTGA